The proteins below come from a single Miscanthus floridulus cultivar M001 chromosome 1, ASM1932011v1, whole genome shotgun sequence genomic window:
- the LOC136552343 gene encoding YTH domain-containing protein ECT4-like isoform X3: MAAVAPPPAPAPAAPAPAPAAAPPAPAPASATVPVADQTTELLQKLSLDSQPKAAATDATEPAAAKKGAVTSQPLSVGIPPERSITPVLQDFMDPNLFYLPAYYYGGYESSMSEWDDYPRYLNSDGVEIAPAVYGDIYGYGYAPYGAYSPATSPVPTVDGQMFGAQHYQYPTAYFQPPTPVPSTTQSDLQSSNNPENPAAKADPAKTTANGVPNGTAHSNSVTVPLASSQQNSSLTPDGTYRAPLLGGVPSAGYLDTTYGYDSTGAHFAWYDGSAYANGQQRTTTTNHYPSSTFSGNGSSARNQNKSSTTQQMQGMQNRRPTTTSAAPTYPNRMYPSSRPYTQYGNSIKTGLPYGSNGYDSRIYGRWGLGMDNRYRPRVRNGYYGYGNESQDGTIELNRGPRSGRFKNQKLYGHTVTIAVKGQSLPSGESKNDSAVPDRAQFNRDGFPVQYDAAKFFVIKSYSEDDIHKSVKYNVWASTTNGNKKLDAAYQEAQSKGSPCPIFLFFSVNTSGQFVGVAEMTGAVDFEKRLEYWQQDKWNGSFSVKWHIVKDVPNNILKHIILENNENKPVTNSRDTQEIHLEQGLQMLKIFKDHVSKTSILDDFAFYESRQKLMQDKRSKQQQVQKQVWDSRTPISVTGEQQQEAANGKPNPSDVPNGVTAEVKVVKAPAEKPVLTNLVANGVTTTPAVSYAAKVAQTATEKPVLANGVAKTG, translated from the exons atggccgccgtcgcgCCGCCCCCGGCTCCCGCGCCCGCCgccccggcaccggcaccggctgctgctcctcctgctcCGGCTCCGGCTTCTGCCACCGTCCCTGTCGCGGATC AAACcacggagctgctgcagaagttGTCGCTGGATTCGCAGCCAAAGGCGGCGGCGACGGATGCAACAGAGCCTGCTGCTGCCAAGAAG GGTGCTGTGACGAGCCAGCCGCTGAGCGTGGGGATCCCGCCGGAGCGGTCCATCACGCCGGTGCTTCAAGACTTTATGGATCCCAACCTGTTCTATCTGCCAGCGTATTACTATGGAG GTTACGAAAGTTCCATGAGCGAGTGGGATGATTATCCGAGATATCTAAATTCAGATGGAGTGGAGATTGCCCCA GCAGTATATGGAGATATTTATGGATATGGGTATGCTCCTTATGGGGCATACTCTCCTGCTACTTCCCCAGTTCCAACGGTTGATGGTCAAATGTTTGGTGCGCAGCATTACCAGTATCCAACTGCGTATTTTCAGCCTCCTACACCAGTTCCTTCTACCACTCAAAGTGACCTACAGTCTTCTAACAATCCTGAAAATCCAGCAGCTAAAGCAGACCCTGCCAAGACAACCGCTAACGGTGTTCCAAATGGTACCGCTCACAGTAACAGTGTAACTGTACCCCTTGCGTCAAGCCAACAAAATTCATCACTGACGCCTGACGGAACTTATAGGGCGCCCTTACTAGGTGGAGTTCCTTCTGCTGGTTACCTGGACACGACATATGGGTATGACAGCACAGGGGCACACTTTGCATGGTATGATGGCTCTGCTTATGCAAATGGACAGCAAAGAACAACTACAACTAATCATTATCCATCCTCAACATTCAGTGGTAATGGTTCCTCAGCAAGAAATCAGAACAAGAGCTCAACCACGCAGCAGATG CAGGGTATGCAGAACAGAAGACCTACAACTACATCAGCAGCTCCTACTTATCCCAATAGGATGTACCCTAGCTCCCGACCGTATACCCAGTATGGGAATTCAATAAAAACTGGCCTTCCCTACGGGAGTAACGGTTACGATTCCAGGATATATGGTCGATGGGGTCTTGGTATGGATAACAGGTACAGGCCTAGGGTCCGTAATGGATACTATGGTTATGGCAATGAGAGTCAGGATGGAACAATCGAGTTAAACAGAGGTCCTAGATCTGGCCGTTTCAAGAACCAGAAATTGTACGGTCATACTGTCACTATTGCTGTGAAAGGGCAGAGTCTTCCTTCTGGTGAAAGCAAGAATGATAGTGCCGTGCCTGATAGAGCACAGTTCAATAGAGATGGCTTCCCTGTTCAGTACGATGCTGCAAAGTTCTTTGTCATTAAATCGTATAGCGAGGATGACATCCACAAGAGTGTAAAATACAATGTGTGGGCAAGCACAACCAATGGAAACAAGAAGCTTGATGCTGCTTATCAAGAAGCTCAGTCAAAGGGCTCTCCATGCCCTATATTCTTGTTTTTCTCA GTGAATACAAGTGGTCAGTTTGTTGGTGTTGCTGAAATGACTGGTGCTGTTGATTTTGAGAAGAGACTGGAGTATTGGCAACAGGACAAGTGGAATGGTTCCTTCTCTGTTAAGTGGCACATTGTCAAGGACGTGCCTAACAATATTCTCAAGCACATCATCCTAGAGAACAATGAGAACAAGCCTGTCACGAATAGCCGTGACACTCAGGAG ATACACCTTGAACAAGGCCTTCAGATGCTCAAGATCTTCAAGGATCATGTCAGCAAGACGTCCATCCTGGATGACTTTGCCTTCTATGAGAGCCGCCAGAAGTTGATGCAGGACAAGAGGTCGAAACAGCAGCAGGTTCAAAAGCAG GTCTGGGACAGTAGGACCCCCATTTCTGTCACCGGTGAGCAACAGCAGGAAGCTGCTAACGGGAAGCCCAATCCGTCTGATGTACCAAACGGTGTCACTGCAGAGGTGAAGGTGGTGAAGGCTCCTGCAGAGAAACCTGTCCTCACCAACTTAGTCGCCAACGGAGTCACCACCACTCCTGCTGTTTCCTATGCGGCAAAGGTGGCCCAAACAGCAACAGAGAAACCCGTCCTCGCCAACGGAGTCGCCAAGACCGGTTAG
- the LOC136552343 gene encoding YTH domain-containing protein ECT4-like isoform X1, translating to MAAVAPPPAPAPAAPAPAPAAAPPAPAPASATVPVADQTTELLQKLSLDSQPKAAATDATEPAAAKKQGAVTSQPLSVGIPPERSITPVLQDFMDPNLFYLPAYYYGGYESSMSEWDDYPRYLNSDGVEIAPAVYGDIYGYGYAPYGAYSPATSPVPTVDGQMFGAQHYQYPTAYFQPPTPVPSTTQSDLQSSNNPENPAAKADPAKTTANGVPNGTAHSNSVTVPLASSQQNSSLTPDGTYRAPLLGGVPSAGYLDTTYGYDSTGAHFAWYDGSAYANGQQRTTTTNHYPSSTFSGNGSSARNQNKSSTTQQMQGMQNRRPTTTSAAPTYPNRMYPSSRPYTQYGNSIKTGLPYGSNGYDSRIYGRWGLGMDNRYRPRVRNGYYGYGNESQDGTIELNRGPRSGRFKNQKLYGHTVTIAVKGQSLPSGESKNDSAVPDRAQFNRDGFPVQYDAAKFFVIKSYSEDDIHKSVKYNVWASTTNGNKKLDAAYQEAQSKGSPCPIFLFFSVNTSGQFVGVAEMTGAVDFEKRLEYWQQDKWNGSFSVKWHIVKDVPNNILKHIILENNENKPVTNSRDTQEIHLEQGLQMLKIFKDHVSKTSILDDFAFYESRQKLMQDKRSKQQQVQKQVWDSRTPISVTGEQQQEAANGKPNPSDVPNGVTAEVKVVKAPAEKPVLTNLVANGVTTTPAVSYAAKVAQTATEKPVLANGVAKTG from the exons atggccgccgtcgcgCCGCCCCCGGCTCCCGCGCCCGCCgccccggcaccggcaccggctgctgctcctcctgctcCGGCTCCGGCTTCTGCCACCGTCCCTGTCGCGGATC AAACcacggagctgctgcagaagttGTCGCTGGATTCGCAGCCAAAGGCGGCGGCGACGGATGCAACAGAGCCTGCTGCTGCCAAGAAG CAGGGTGCTGTGACGAGCCAGCCGCTGAGCGTGGGGATCCCGCCGGAGCGGTCCATCACGCCGGTGCTTCAAGACTTTATGGATCCCAACCTGTTCTATCTGCCAGCGTATTACTATGGAG GTTACGAAAGTTCCATGAGCGAGTGGGATGATTATCCGAGATATCTAAATTCAGATGGAGTGGAGATTGCCCCA GCAGTATATGGAGATATTTATGGATATGGGTATGCTCCTTATGGGGCATACTCTCCTGCTACTTCCCCAGTTCCAACGGTTGATGGTCAAATGTTTGGTGCGCAGCATTACCAGTATCCAACTGCGTATTTTCAGCCTCCTACACCAGTTCCTTCTACCACTCAAAGTGACCTACAGTCTTCTAACAATCCTGAAAATCCAGCAGCTAAAGCAGACCCTGCCAAGACAACCGCTAACGGTGTTCCAAATGGTACCGCTCACAGTAACAGTGTAACTGTACCCCTTGCGTCAAGCCAACAAAATTCATCACTGACGCCTGACGGAACTTATAGGGCGCCCTTACTAGGTGGAGTTCCTTCTGCTGGTTACCTGGACACGACATATGGGTATGACAGCACAGGGGCACACTTTGCATGGTATGATGGCTCTGCTTATGCAAATGGACAGCAAAGAACAACTACAACTAATCATTATCCATCCTCAACATTCAGTGGTAATGGTTCCTCAGCAAGAAATCAGAACAAGAGCTCAACCACGCAGCAGATG CAGGGTATGCAGAACAGAAGACCTACAACTACATCAGCAGCTCCTACTTATCCCAATAGGATGTACCCTAGCTCCCGACCGTATACCCAGTATGGGAATTCAATAAAAACTGGCCTTCCCTACGGGAGTAACGGTTACGATTCCAGGATATATGGTCGATGGGGTCTTGGTATGGATAACAGGTACAGGCCTAGGGTCCGTAATGGATACTATGGTTATGGCAATGAGAGTCAGGATGGAACAATCGAGTTAAACAGAGGTCCTAGATCTGGCCGTTTCAAGAACCAGAAATTGTACGGTCATACTGTCACTATTGCTGTGAAAGGGCAGAGTCTTCCTTCTGGTGAAAGCAAGAATGATAGTGCCGTGCCTGATAGAGCACAGTTCAATAGAGATGGCTTCCCTGTTCAGTACGATGCTGCAAAGTTCTTTGTCATTAAATCGTATAGCGAGGATGACATCCACAAGAGTGTAAAATACAATGTGTGGGCAAGCACAACCAATGGAAACAAGAAGCTTGATGCTGCTTATCAAGAAGCTCAGTCAAAGGGCTCTCCATGCCCTATATTCTTGTTTTTCTCA GTGAATACAAGTGGTCAGTTTGTTGGTGTTGCTGAAATGACTGGTGCTGTTGATTTTGAGAAGAGACTGGAGTATTGGCAACAGGACAAGTGGAATGGTTCCTTCTCTGTTAAGTGGCACATTGTCAAGGACGTGCCTAACAATATTCTCAAGCACATCATCCTAGAGAACAATGAGAACAAGCCTGTCACGAATAGCCGTGACACTCAGGAG ATACACCTTGAACAAGGCCTTCAGATGCTCAAGATCTTCAAGGATCATGTCAGCAAGACGTCCATCCTGGATGACTTTGCCTTCTATGAGAGCCGCCAGAAGTTGATGCAGGACAAGAGGTCGAAACAGCAGCAGGTTCAAAAGCAG GTCTGGGACAGTAGGACCCCCATTTCTGTCACCGGTGAGCAACAGCAGGAAGCTGCTAACGGGAAGCCCAATCCGTCTGATGTACCAAACGGTGTCACTGCAGAGGTGAAGGTGGTGAAGGCTCCTGCAGAGAAACCTGTCCTCACCAACTTAGTCGCCAACGGAGTCACCACCACTCCTGCTGTTTCCTATGCGGCAAAGGTGGCCCAAACAGCAACAGAGAAACCCGTCCTCGCCAACGGAGTCGCCAAGACCGGTTAG
- the LOC136552343 gene encoding YTH domain-containing protein ECT4-like isoform X4 produces the protein MAAVAPPPAPAPAAPAPAPAAAPPAPAPASATVPVADQTTELLQKLSLDSQPKAAATDATEPAAAKKGAVTSQPLSVGIPPERSITPVLQDFMDPNLFYLPAYYYGGYESSMSEWDDYPRYLNSDGVEIAPAVYGDIYGYGYAPYGAYSPATSPVPTVDGQMFGAQHYQYPTAYFQPPTPVPSTTQSDLQSSNNPENPAAKADPAKTTANGVPNGTAHSNSVTVPLASSQQNSSLTPDGTYRAPLLGGVPSAGYLDTTYGYDSTGAHFAWYDGSAYANGQQRTTTTNHYPSSTFSGNGSSARNQNKSSTTQQMGMQNRRPTTTSAAPTYPNRMYPSSRPYTQYGNSIKTGLPYGSNGYDSRIYGRWGLGMDNRYRPRVRNGYYGYGNESQDGTIELNRGPRSGRFKNQKLYGHTVTIAVKGQSLPSGESKNDSAVPDRAQFNRDGFPVQYDAAKFFVIKSYSEDDIHKSVKYNVWASTTNGNKKLDAAYQEAQSKGSPCPIFLFFSVNTSGQFVGVAEMTGAVDFEKRLEYWQQDKWNGSFSVKWHIVKDVPNNILKHIILENNENKPVTNSRDTQEIHLEQGLQMLKIFKDHVSKTSILDDFAFYESRQKLMQDKRSKQQQVQKQVWDSRTPISVTGEQQQEAANGKPNPSDVPNGVTAEVKVVKAPAEKPVLTNLVANGVTTTPAVSYAAKVAQTATEKPVLANGVAKTG, from the exons atggccgccgtcgcgCCGCCCCCGGCTCCCGCGCCCGCCgccccggcaccggcaccggctgctgctcctcctgctcCGGCTCCGGCTTCTGCCACCGTCCCTGTCGCGGATC AAACcacggagctgctgcagaagttGTCGCTGGATTCGCAGCCAAAGGCGGCGGCGACGGATGCAACAGAGCCTGCTGCTGCCAAGAAG GGTGCTGTGACGAGCCAGCCGCTGAGCGTGGGGATCCCGCCGGAGCGGTCCATCACGCCGGTGCTTCAAGACTTTATGGATCCCAACCTGTTCTATCTGCCAGCGTATTACTATGGAG GTTACGAAAGTTCCATGAGCGAGTGGGATGATTATCCGAGATATCTAAATTCAGATGGAGTGGAGATTGCCCCA GCAGTATATGGAGATATTTATGGATATGGGTATGCTCCTTATGGGGCATACTCTCCTGCTACTTCCCCAGTTCCAACGGTTGATGGTCAAATGTTTGGTGCGCAGCATTACCAGTATCCAACTGCGTATTTTCAGCCTCCTACACCAGTTCCTTCTACCACTCAAAGTGACCTACAGTCTTCTAACAATCCTGAAAATCCAGCAGCTAAAGCAGACCCTGCCAAGACAACCGCTAACGGTGTTCCAAATGGTACCGCTCACAGTAACAGTGTAACTGTACCCCTTGCGTCAAGCCAACAAAATTCATCACTGACGCCTGACGGAACTTATAGGGCGCCCTTACTAGGTGGAGTTCCTTCTGCTGGTTACCTGGACACGACATATGGGTATGACAGCACAGGGGCACACTTTGCATGGTATGATGGCTCTGCTTATGCAAATGGACAGCAAAGAACAACTACAACTAATCATTATCCATCCTCAACATTCAGTGGTAATGGTTCCTCAGCAAGAAATCAGAACAAGAGCTCAACCACGCAGCAGATG GGTATGCAGAACAGAAGACCTACAACTACATCAGCAGCTCCTACTTATCCCAATAGGATGTACCCTAGCTCCCGACCGTATACCCAGTATGGGAATTCAATAAAAACTGGCCTTCCCTACGGGAGTAACGGTTACGATTCCAGGATATATGGTCGATGGGGTCTTGGTATGGATAACAGGTACAGGCCTAGGGTCCGTAATGGATACTATGGTTATGGCAATGAGAGTCAGGATGGAACAATCGAGTTAAACAGAGGTCCTAGATCTGGCCGTTTCAAGAACCAGAAATTGTACGGTCATACTGTCACTATTGCTGTGAAAGGGCAGAGTCTTCCTTCTGGTGAAAGCAAGAATGATAGTGCCGTGCCTGATAGAGCACAGTTCAATAGAGATGGCTTCCCTGTTCAGTACGATGCTGCAAAGTTCTTTGTCATTAAATCGTATAGCGAGGATGACATCCACAAGAGTGTAAAATACAATGTGTGGGCAAGCACAACCAATGGAAACAAGAAGCTTGATGCTGCTTATCAAGAAGCTCAGTCAAAGGGCTCTCCATGCCCTATATTCTTGTTTTTCTCA GTGAATACAAGTGGTCAGTTTGTTGGTGTTGCTGAAATGACTGGTGCTGTTGATTTTGAGAAGAGACTGGAGTATTGGCAACAGGACAAGTGGAATGGTTCCTTCTCTGTTAAGTGGCACATTGTCAAGGACGTGCCTAACAATATTCTCAAGCACATCATCCTAGAGAACAATGAGAACAAGCCTGTCACGAATAGCCGTGACACTCAGGAG ATACACCTTGAACAAGGCCTTCAGATGCTCAAGATCTTCAAGGATCATGTCAGCAAGACGTCCATCCTGGATGACTTTGCCTTCTATGAGAGCCGCCAGAAGTTGATGCAGGACAAGAGGTCGAAACAGCAGCAGGTTCAAAAGCAG GTCTGGGACAGTAGGACCCCCATTTCTGTCACCGGTGAGCAACAGCAGGAAGCTGCTAACGGGAAGCCCAATCCGTCTGATGTACCAAACGGTGTCACTGCAGAGGTGAAGGTGGTGAAGGCTCCTGCAGAGAAACCTGTCCTCACCAACTTAGTCGCCAACGGAGTCACCACCACTCCTGCTGTTTCCTATGCGGCAAAGGTGGCCCAAACAGCAACAGAGAAACCCGTCCTCGCCAACGGAGTCGCCAAGACCGGTTAG
- the LOC136552343 gene encoding YTH domain-containing protein ECT4-like isoform X2 — protein sequence MAAVAPPPAPAPAAPAPAPAAAPPAPAPASATVPVADQTTELLQKLSLDSQPKAAATDATEPAAAKKQGAVTSQPLSVGIPPERSITPVLQDFMDPNLFYLPAYYYGGYESSMSEWDDYPRYLNSDGVEIAPAVYGDIYGYGYAPYGAYSPATSPVPTVDGQMFGAQHYQYPTAYFQPPTPVPSTTQSDLQSSNNPENPAAKADPAKTTANGVPNGTAHSNSVTVPLASSQQNSSLTPDGTYRAPLLGGVPSAGYLDTTYGYDSTGAHFAWYDGSAYANGQQRTTTTNHYPSSTFSGNGSSARNQNKSSTTQQMGMQNRRPTTTSAAPTYPNRMYPSSRPYTQYGNSIKTGLPYGSNGYDSRIYGRWGLGMDNRYRPRVRNGYYGYGNESQDGTIELNRGPRSGRFKNQKLYGHTVTIAVKGQSLPSGESKNDSAVPDRAQFNRDGFPVQYDAAKFFVIKSYSEDDIHKSVKYNVWASTTNGNKKLDAAYQEAQSKGSPCPIFLFFSVNTSGQFVGVAEMTGAVDFEKRLEYWQQDKWNGSFSVKWHIVKDVPNNILKHIILENNENKPVTNSRDTQEIHLEQGLQMLKIFKDHVSKTSILDDFAFYESRQKLMQDKRSKQQQVQKQVWDSRTPISVTGEQQQEAANGKPNPSDVPNGVTAEVKVVKAPAEKPVLTNLVANGVTTTPAVSYAAKVAQTATEKPVLANGVAKTG from the exons atggccgccgtcgcgCCGCCCCCGGCTCCCGCGCCCGCCgccccggcaccggcaccggctgctgctcctcctgctcCGGCTCCGGCTTCTGCCACCGTCCCTGTCGCGGATC AAACcacggagctgctgcagaagttGTCGCTGGATTCGCAGCCAAAGGCGGCGGCGACGGATGCAACAGAGCCTGCTGCTGCCAAGAAG CAGGGTGCTGTGACGAGCCAGCCGCTGAGCGTGGGGATCCCGCCGGAGCGGTCCATCACGCCGGTGCTTCAAGACTTTATGGATCCCAACCTGTTCTATCTGCCAGCGTATTACTATGGAG GTTACGAAAGTTCCATGAGCGAGTGGGATGATTATCCGAGATATCTAAATTCAGATGGAGTGGAGATTGCCCCA GCAGTATATGGAGATATTTATGGATATGGGTATGCTCCTTATGGGGCATACTCTCCTGCTACTTCCCCAGTTCCAACGGTTGATGGTCAAATGTTTGGTGCGCAGCATTACCAGTATCCAACTGCGTATTTTCAGCCTCCTACACCAGTTCCTTCTACCACTCAAAGTGACCTACAGTCTTCTAACAATCCTGAAAATCCAGCAGCTAAAGCAGACCCTGCCAAGACAACCGCTAACGGTGTTCCAAATGGTACCGCTCACAGTAACAGTGTAACTGTACCCCTTGCGTCAAGCCAACAAAATTCATCACTGACGCCTGACGGAACTTATAGGGCGCCCTTACTAGGTGGAGTTCCTTCTGCTGGTTACCTGGACACGACATATGGGTATGACAGCACAGGGGCACACTTTGCATGGTATGATGGCTCTGCTTATGCAAATGGACAGCAAAGAACAACTACAACTAATCATTATCCATCCTCAACATTCAGTGGTAATGGTTCCTCAGCAAGAAATCAGAACAAGAGCTCAACCACGCAGCAGATG GGTATGCAGAACAGAAGACCTACAACTACATCAGCAGCTCCTACTTATCCCAATAGGATGTACCCTAGCTCCCGACCGTATACCCAGTATGGGAATTCAATAAAAACTGGCCTTCCCTACGGGAGTAACGGTTACGATTCCAGGATATATGGTCGATGGGGTCTTGGTATGGATAACAGGTACAGGCCTAGGGTCCGTAATGGATACTATGGTTATGGCAATGAGAGTCAGGATGGAACAATCGAGTTAAACAGAGGTCCTAGATCTGGCCGTTTCAAGAACCAGAAATTGTACGGTCATACTGTCACTATTGCTGTGAAAGGGCAGAGTCTTCCTTCTGGTGAAAGCAAGAATGATAGTGCCGTGCCTGATAGAGCACAGTTCAATAGAGATGGCTTCCCTGTTCAGTACGATGCTGCAAAGTTCTTTGTCATTAAATCGTATAGCGAGGATGACATCCACAAGAGTGTAAAATACAATGTGTGGGCAAGCACAACCAATGGAAACAAGAAGCTTGATGCTGCTTATCAAGAAGCTCAGTCAAAGGGCTCTCCATGCCCTATATTCTTGTTTTTCTCA GTGAATACAAGTGGTCAGTTTGTTGGTGTTGCTGAAATGACTGGTGCTGTTGATTTTGAGAAGAGACTGGAGTATTGGCAACAGGACAAGTGGAATGGTTCCTTCTCTGTTAAGTGGCACATTGTCAAGGACGTGCCTAACAATATTCTCAAGCACATCATCCTAGAGAACAATGAGAACAAGCCTGTCACGAATAGCCGTGACACTCAGGAG ATACACCTTGAACAAGGCCTTCAGATGCTCAAGATCTTCAAGGATCATGTCAGCAAGACGTCCATCCTGGATGACTTTGCCTTCTATGAGAGCCGCCAGAAGTTGATGCAGGACAAGAGGTCGAAACAGCAGCAGGTTCAAAAGCAG GTCTGGGACAGTAGGACCCCCATTTCTGTCACCGGTGAGCAACAGCAGGAAGCTGCTAACGGGAAGCCCAATCCGTCTGATGTACCAAACGGTGTCACTGCAGAGGTGAAGGTGGTGAAGGCTCCTGCAGAGAAACCTGTCCTCACCAACTTAGTCGCCAACGGAGTCACCACCACTCCTGCTGTTTCCTATGCGGCAAAGGTGGCCCAAACAGCAACAGAGAAACCCGTCCTCGCCAACGGAGTCGCCAAGACCGGTTAG